The following coding sequences lie in one Macrobrachium nipponense isolate FS-2020 chromosome 45, ASM1510439v2, whole genome shotgun sequence genomic window:
- the LOC135214247 gene encoding protein lap4-like has product MTVTPSAAAQAQLSFVPREELAPPPGFAILTPAPDFECPKSSLLDQPPVPVPIPAVAVSVPVPAVSVPARGVAAPAAGPSGQEVVIKKFARLGKRVLEVNEHSLLGITHEEAVNIMRSAGSTIRLVVCDGYDYALVQQMKAEGRLGHESRSTSQSVSSLDKEDRENPSQPQSASVLHEEGPTQSPPSPKLSPPSPSPKPKEQSPPIPEQTPPIPEQTPCERIPTPDAEEQLSSGLRSDTPDTDDDVGRDTPLPSNLSSASVTSSAPKEKSTPEIVMEVVRAAEQLTSRPLSQNSAASSIVPSALERKASAENKTTTVVLAKHTLAPQTSTIPAGSDSIKVLVDSKKSTKSHIKFLSEKSLI; this is encoded by the exons ATGACAGTGACACCATCAGCCGCTGCGCAGGCCCAGTTGTCGTTCGTGCCGCGAGAGGAGTTGGCCCCACCGCCTGGGTTTGCTATCCTCACCCCAGCCCCTGACTttgagtgcccgaagagctcacTGCTGGACCAGCCACCAGTTCCAGTACCAATTCCTGCCGTCGCCGTttcagtaccagttcctgccgtctctgttcctgcccgtggtgttgctgctcccgctgcaggtccttctggacag GAAGTTGTGATCAAGAAGTTTGCAAG gTTGGGCAAGAGAGTGCTCGAGGTTAATGAGCATTCCTTGCTTGGTATCACTCACGAAGAGGCTGTGAACATCATGAGATCTGCGGGATCAACTATCCGATTGGTTGTTTGTGATGGATATGACTATGCTTTG GTCCAGCAGATGAAGGCAGAGGGACGGTTAGGTCACGAGTCGCGCAGTACCAGTCAGAGTGTCTCGTCATTAGACAAGGAGGATCGGGAGAATCCCTCACAA CCCCAGAGTGCATCTGTCCTGCATGAGGAAGGACCAACCCAGTCTCCTCCATCTCCTAAACTATCCCCGCCTTCACCTTCCCCCAAACCAAAAGAACAATCACCACCTATACCTGAGCAAACACCACCTATACCTGAGCAAACACCTTGCGAAAGGATCCCCACTCCTGATGCTGAAGAGCAATTAAGTAGTGGCCTCAGGAGTGACACTCCCGACACTGATGATGATGTTGGGCGTGACACCCCTCTTCCATCAAACCTTTCTTCTGCCTCTGTCACATCCAGTGCGCCAAAGGAGAAATCCACTCCAGAAATT GTCATGGAGGTAGTCAGAGCAGCTGAACAACTAACGTCAAGACCACTGTCTCAAAACTCAGCTGCCAGTAGTATTGTTCCCTCAGCTTTGGAAAGAAAAGCCTCGGCAGAAAACAAAACGACCACAGTTGTTTTAGCCAAACACACTTTAGCTCCACAGACTAGTACA ATCCCAGCAGGATCAGATAGTATAAAGGTTTTAGTAGATTCTAAAAAGAGTACCAAAAGCCATATCAAATTCCTTAGTGAAAAATCtctgatatga